GTGGCTTTTGCCAATAACTGCGCCTTCTACGACTATTACCACATTACCGGGGGGCGCTACAGCATGCTCAAGTGGCGAAGCTTCCAGCTAGCCAAGCAAGACCGCATACACCTTACCTACGAAGGTTATCAGCTAAAGGGTGAGCTTTTTGCCAACGCGCTCCTTACCAGCTATCATCAGTACCTGCTGGGCTACTACCAGATGCCGTTTGTAGCAGAGAGCCTGCCCACCCCCAGGTTTAGCAGTAGCCCAAAGGTGGCACCCTACCAGCCAGTGCAGACCCCCAGCCTGCCGGCTACCGCCACCGCCAGCACCTATACCCCCCCCAGCCCACCTGCAGGGGTCAAGGCCCAGTACTACACCGTACAGAGCGGCGATGTGCTGGGCAGTATAGCCGAGAAGTATGGGGTAAGCGTGTATCAGCTGCGTGTTTGGAACGGAATATCCGGAAACCTGATTCGTGTGGGCCAGCGCCTGACTGTATATAGCAACCAGGCTGTAAGCCAGGCACCGGCTGCCGCTGCACAGAACCCCAGCCCTGCGGCTGTGGCCCGCAGCACCGGGGCCTACCACACCGTGCAGGCAGGCGAAACCCTCTACGGCATTAGCCGCCGCTATGGTGTTAGTGTTTCGGCCATTATGCAGCTAAACGGGCTCCGAGGTTCCGATATTCGCCCGGGTCAGCGTCTGCGCGTCAAGTAATGGAGCACCTTCTCGATCAGCTTGGCCGCGCACTTGCCCACCTGCCGGGCCAGCCACATGCACAGCTGTTGTTTCAGGGGGTGCTTTTCTTTGTGGTATTTACCGCTGTGTATGCCCTGTATACCCTACTAGGCAAAACAAAGGCCCGGGTATACATACTGCTAGGTTTCAGCCTGTACTTTTACTACAAATTTAGCGGCTGGTTTGTCTTCCTGCTCATCGGCACAGGGGGGCTGGGCTGGCTGCTGGGCCAGGCCATAGCCCGCACCCGGCACCAGGGCCGCAGAGACTTGTACAAATACACGGCCATAGCCCTGAGCCTGGGCCTGCTGGCGTACTTTAAGTACACCAACTTCTTTGTACAGAGCTACTGGAGCCTGGCCAACCCCGGCGAGGCCGCCCCCCTGTATGACATTCTGCTGCCTATTGGCATCAGCTACTACACCTTCAGGGGTATCAGCTACATCCTGGAGGTGCACGGCGGCGAACCTGCCGAGCCAAACCCGGCCCACTATCTGTGCTACCTCAGCTTTTTTCCCAGTATGCTGGCAGGGCCCATCAGCCGCCAGGATGAGCTGCTGCCCGCCCTTAGGCAGCCCTATACCCTCAGCCGGGTGCAGATGGGTACGGCATTCTTTCTCTTTATCAAGGGGCTGTTCAAGAAGGTGGTGATTGCGGACTACCTGGCTGAGAACTTTGTGAACCGCATTTTTGGTAACCCGGGCCAGTACAGCGGCCTGGAAAACCTGATGGCTACCTATGCCTTTGGCTTCCAGCTGTATGCAGACTTTAGCGGCTACATAGATATGGCACTTGGCATAGCCCTGCTGCTGGGTTTTGAGCTGCGGCCCAACTTTAACGAGCCCTTCAAGGCGGGCAACATCAGCGAGTTTTGGCGCCGCTGGCACATGACGCTTAGCAGCTGGTTCAACGACTACGTGTTTGTCCCCCTCAGTTTTGCCTGGCGCCGCTGGCGCAGGCTGGGCACGGTGCTGGCAGTGCTGCTCACCTTTTTCCTCAGCGGGCTGTGGCATGGGCCCCACTGGGGCTATGTGCTGTGGGGTAGCAGCCATGGCCTGATCATTGCCCTGGAGGTAGCCGGTGCCGGTCTGCGTCGGCGCATTCGCACCGCTATGCCCCACGGCTTGTACCGCTTGCTCAGCATCCTGCTTACCTACCAGGTGCTGGCCTTTACCTACATCCTGTTTCAGGCGGCGGTGCTGGGCAAGGACCTGGCCTACATCGGCCTGATGTATGACAAGATCCTCACGCAGGTAGATTACAGCCTGCTGGGCGATTTTGTTTCGGCCTACCGCTGGGTAGTGGTGGTGCTGCTGCTGGCCGTAGTGCTGCACTTTTTGCCCTGCCGCTACAAGGAAGCAGTCCGTACGGCCTTTGTGCGCTGCCACTGGCTGCTGCAGGGCGTTATCATAGCCCTGGCTGTGGTGCTGATCTATCAGGTAAAGAGTGCGGCCCTTTTGCCCTTTGTCTATCTCCAGTTCTAGTTCTATCGGCCAGCCCGCTGCCCAGGGGCACCTGTTGCGCTGCAACAACCCCCATCCGTGCACCAGGCCCACTGCCTAGGGGCGCTGCAGCTGGTTCAGGCTGTTCAGGCTTCGGCCCTTGCCCGTCAGTTTGTTCATGGTCTTCATCATCTTCTTCATGTCCTGAAACTGCTTGAGCAGCTGGTTTACCTCCTGTATGCTGGTGCCACTACCGTTTGCTATGCGCTTTCGGCGGCTGCCATCTATCACATTGGGGTTCTGCCGTTCTTTGATGGTCATACTCAGGATGATGGCCTCTATGCGCTTAAAGTCCTTGTCGTCCACATCCACCTCCTTCTTCAGCTTGCCCATGCCGGGTATCATGCCAATCAGGTCTTTTATGTTCCCCATCTTCTTGATGGTCTGTAGCTGGCTGAGAAAGTCTTCGAAGTCGAACTGGTTTTTGCGCATTTTGCGCTCCAGTTTTTCGGCCTGCTCCTCGTCATACTGGGCCTGGGCACGCTCTACCAGGCTCACCACGTCGCCCATGCCTAGTATTCGGCTGGCCATCCGCTCGGGGTGAAACCGGTCTATGCCGTCCATTTTCTCTCCGGTGCCGATGTACTTGATGGGCTTGTTCACCACCGCCTTTATGCTCAGCGCCGCGCCGCCCCGGGTGTCGCCGTCCATCTTGGTCAGCACCACGCCGTCAAAGTCCAGGCGATCGTTGAAGGTCTTGGCCGTGTTCACGGCATCCTGGCCGGTCATGGCATCCACCACAAACAGGATCTCGTGCGGGCCTACTGCCTGTTTGATGGCCACAATCTCGTCCATCATCTGCTCATCTATCGCCAGGCGACCTGCCGTGTCGATGATCAGGGTATCCTTGTTGTTTTTGCGTGCATAGTCCAGCGCAGCCTTTGCCAGCGAAACCGCATCCTTGTTGTCCGGATCCTTATAGATTTCTACCCCCACCTGCTGGGCTATCACCGTCAGCTGATCTATGGCAGCGGGGCGGTATACGTCGCAGGCGGCCACCAGGGGTATGCGGCCCTGCTCCTTCAGCATCCGGGCCAGCTTGCCGGTAACGGTGGTCTTGCCCGAGCCCTGCAGGCCCGACATCAGGATGACGGTTGGCGGCTTCTGGCTAAAGTGGATGCCCTCATGTTTGCCACCCATCAGGGCTACCAGCTCGTCGTTCATCACCTTGGTGAGCAGCTGGCCCGGGCTTATGCTGCTGATCACGTTCTGCCCAATGGCAGCTTCCTTCACCTTGTCGGTAAACTCCTTGGCTACCTTGTAGTTTACGTCGGCATCCAGCAGGGCGCGGCGGATCTCGCGCACTGTCTCGTTCACGTTTATTTCGCTGATCTTGCCTTGCCCCTTCAGGGTTTTGAAGGCACGCTCCAGTCTATCGGACAGATTCTCAAACATAGCGCTAATATACGGCATTTGACTATCAGCAGCCCCATGTGCCGAAAAGCTGCAGGCGGTGCCCGGCTGGTGCCCGCTTGTAGGTGTGCGTGTATACCTGTGTTTGAATCGGAAATTGTGTATTTTTGGCCGCCAAAAAGTAGCATTCATGGAAAAATCGGCCATCAAAAGAGGAAAGGGAAGGGTGTTTGACAACCCAGTTCTCGAATTCCTGACCAAATCCTCGCCCTATTTGATCTGGGGCCTGTACCTCCCCCTTATTTCGCTTTCTGCCTACTGGGGTCTGGTCGTGCATCGCCTGCCGGTATTGGCTATGGCCGGCATCTTTCTGTCTGCCTTGTTCTTCTGGACGTTTGCCGAGTATATCCTGCACCGCTACGTATTCCATTGGGTGAATGAAAATAAGTGGGTACAGAAGTTTCACCACCTGGCCCACGGCTACCACCACGAGTACCCGCGCGACAGTGAGCACCTGTTTATGCCCGTGCTGCCCAGCATTGTGCTCGCCTCTACCTTCTTTGGGCTGTTCTGGTTGGCCTTTGGGGTGTATGCCTACGCCTTTTTCCCGGGCTTTGTGGTGGGTTATCTGGCCTATGCCACCATGCACTTTGCCATGCATACGGTCAATCAGCCCATCAAGCCACTACGTGCCATCTGGCGCCACCACCACCTGCACCACTTCAAGACCTATGACCGTGCCTATGGGGTGAGCACCACCATCTGGGACCACGTGTTTGGCACCATGCCTAAGGTACGAAAGCCCGAGCAAAAAGCAGCCTGAGCAGGTCCAACCTCCAATCGTTAACCGCCCCTCTTACCACCTGAAAAATGAGCATACTCGTAGTCGGCAGCGTAGCCTTCGATAAAATAGAAACTCCCTTTGGCCAGACTGACCGGATAGTGGGAGGGGCTGCTAGCTATATAGCCCTGTCTGCAGCCAATTTTCACCAGCCAGTAAACCTGGTGGGTGTGGTGGGTGGCGACTTTCCGCAGGCGTTTATCGAAAAGCTGCAGCAGCGCGGCGTGGACACCCGGGGCCTGGAGATTCGCACACACGAAAAAAGCTTCTTCTGGCATGGCAGGTACCACAACGACCTGAACACCCGAGACACCCTGGAGACCCAGCTGAATGTGCTCGAGACCTTTGACCCCCAGGTGCCGGAGGCATACCGCGAGAGCGAGTTCCTGATGCTGGGTAACCTGATGCCCGACCTGCAGCGTAGCGTCATCGGCCAGATGAAGAAGCGCCCCAAGCTGATCGTGATGGACACCATGAACTTCTGGATGGACATTGCGATGGACAGCGTGAAGCAGACCATTGCACAGGTAGATGTGCTCACCATCAACGATGAAGAAGCGCGCCAACTGAGTGGGGAGTACAGCCTGGTGAAGGCTGCACGCCTGATTATGAAGATGGGCCCCCGTTTTGTAATCATCAAGAAGGGCGAGCACGGGGCGCTCCTCTTTCATTCCGACCAGGTGTTTTACGCCCCGGCCCTGCCGCTGGAGGAGGTGTATGACCCCACCGGCGCCGGCGATACCTTTGCCGGTGGCTTCCTGGGCTACCTGGCCAGCACCTCAGACATCAGCTTTGCCAACATGAAAAATGCCATCATCTATGGCAGCACGATGGCTAGCTTCTGCGTAGAGCGCTTCGGCACCGAGCGGCTGGAGAGCCTGACCCTGGCGGATATACGCGGGCGCTACCAGGCGTTTCTAGACCTGGTGCAGATAGAGATGCAGCTGGTATAGATTCCGTTCTTTCTGCGGCCCAAACCTGCCGGATCACCGATCTGTATCTCCGGGCCTTTTCTGTAAACGCTTTGGGCTACAGGTCAGAAAGGCCTGTCTTGTGGTGTGCGTTCGCTACCGCCCTTTGACCCTGTACCCTATGCTGTGCAGCTAATCTTCATGTCTTTCATTCTGAGTAAAAAATGCAGGCTTCTTCATCTGGCCTTGCTAGGCTAGCGCCCGGAAGGGGGACGGGGCCGTAGCGGAAAAACAAAAAGCTGTTTGAGCGAAGTGTGTTCTTTTTGGCGGGGAACCCCCGCGGGTAGTATCGCGGGTTGCATCCTGCTGTTTCCGCATCGTCCTCGCGAAACTGCCGCCTGCTAAGGCCTGGCACAGCCCTTGATTTTTGGTACTTTTTATCAAGAAAAAGTACAAATCTTCTTACACCACTACGCCCCGCCAGGCAGCAAATCCCCGCATGGGTAGTGCCAGCTATCGGGCGCTAACCTGGCGCGGACCATTTGCCGGGCGTGTTAGAAGAAAATCCCCGCACGGGTAGTGCCACCTACCGCCAGCGCGAACTGCATATATACGGCAGCAGCAGGATAGGCATGAACCAGGTAGAGCGCATCTGGGGCTGGTAGCAAGCCCACACTGGCATTGCGGCCTAGCCAGCAGCATGCACCAGCTGTCATTTTGGCATGGATATGCAGAATAAAGTGCGTAAATTTGCTGCTTGCGCAGTGCATCATCGCCACAGCCGGAAACTATGAGCCAGCCCAATCAGCATAAAACCACCCAGAAAGTATTTAACCCCATGCCGGTGCCCACAGGTGGAACTGGCACCCATACGGAACTGGACGAAGCGCGGCAGGGCACAGCCTATACGCTGCAGCCTGGCAGCGAGACGGCCCTGCTGCTGCCTGGGCGCAGTGCCTATATAGAGACGTATGGCTGCCAGATGAACTTCAGCGACACCGAGATAATAGCCAGCGAGCTGAGCCGCATGGGCTACGGATTTACCAAAACTGAGCAGGAGGCAGACCTGGTACTGCTAAACACCTGTAGCATACGCGAGAACGCCGAACAAAAGGTGTGGAACCGCCTGGAGCAGCTAAAGCACCTGAAGAAAAAGCGGCCAGCACTAATGGTGGGCCTGATGGGCTGCATGGCCGAGCGCCTGAAAACCCAGGTGCTGGAGGAAGCCCAACTGGTAGACCTGGTGGTGGGCCCCGATGCCTACCGCAGCCTGCCCCAGCTGATAGCCCAGGTAGAGAGCGGCCAAAAGGCCGTAAACGTGCTGCTAAGCCGCGAAGAAACCTATGCCGAGATTGCACCTATCCGCCTGAATACCAATGGCGTATCAGCTTTTATCTCCATCACGCGGGGCTGCAACAATATGTGCTCCTTTTGCGTGGTGCCCTTTACCCGCGGGCGCGAGCGGAGCCGAGACCCAGAGAGTATTGTGCAGGAGGCCCGCAGCCTCTTCCATGAGGGCTACCGGGAGGTAACCCTGCTGGGCCAGAATGTGGACAGCTACCGGCACGAAGACACCGGCTTTGCACGCCTGCTGGAGCGGGTGGCGCAGATAGACCCCCTGCTGCGCGTACGCTTCAGCACCAGCCACCCCAAGGATATGACCGATGAGGTGCTGCACACCATGGCGGCCTACGCAAACATCTGCAACTTTATCCACCTGCCCGTGCAGAGCGGCAATAGCCGCATACTGGAGCTGATGAACCGTGGCCACACACGCCAGTGGTATCTGCAGCGCATAGCCCGCATGAAGGAGCTGGTGCCCGGCATTGGGCTAAGCACCGACATCATCACAGGCTTTTGCAGCGAAACCGAAGACGAGCACCAGGACACCCTGAGCCTGATGACCGAGGTGGGCTACGACAGCGCCTTTATGTTTTACTACAGCGAGCGCCCGGGCACCCTGGCCGCCCGCAAGCTGGCCGACGATGTGCCTCTGGAGGTGAAGAAGCGCCGACTGAGCGAGATTGTAGACCTGCAAAACCGCCTGAGCCGCGAAAGCAACCAGCGCGACCTGGGCAAGACCTTCCGCATACTGGTAGAGGGCAATAGCAAGCGCAGCGACCTGGACTGGTGTGGCCGAAACGACCAGAACAAGATGGTGGTCTTCCCTAAGACAGATGCGCCCGTGCAGCCCGGCGACTATGTGCAGGTACGGGTACAAAAGGTAACGGGGGCAACGTTGATCGGAGAGATGATTAAAGAAACCCCATGACCCGCACCCAGATCAAGCAGCGCTTTAGCATAGTAGGCGATACGGAGGCACTGAACCGCGCCATAGATGTGGCTATCCAGGTGGCCCCCACCGAGGTGAGCGTGCTGGTGGTGGGCGAGAATGGAACCGGCAAAGACGTGTTTAGCCGCATCATCCACCAGCTAAGCCCACGTAAGCACAAGCCCTTTATTGCCATCAACACAGGGGCCATACCGGAGGGCACGCTGGATAGCGAGCTGTTTGGACACGAAAAAGGCAGCTTCACCAGTGCCTACGAGAGCCGAAAGGGCTACTTCGAGGAAGCCAATGGCGGCGTAATCTTTCTGGACGAAATAGCCGAGATGCCTATAAGTACCCAGGCACGCCTACTGCGGGTGCTGGAGAATGGCGAATACCTGCGTGTGGGCAGCAGCAAGGTGCAGAAAACCGATGTGCGCGTAATTGCCGCTACCAACAAAAACCTCATTGAGTACATCCGGCAGGGCAAGTTTCGCGAAGACCTCTACTTCCGGCTCAATACCGTTACCATCCAGGTGCCCCCGCTGAGGGAGCGGGGCAACGACATAGAGCTGCTCTTCCGCTATTTTGCCAATGAGTTTGGCACCCGCTACGGCAGGCCCCCCGTGCAGCTTACTGCCGATGCCAAGGAGCTGCTGTATGACTACCACTGGCCGGGAAACATCCGCGAAATGCGCAATTTTGCTGAAAAAGTAACCGTGCTGTGCGAGGGCGACGCGCTGGATAGGGCCAGCCTGCAGCGCTATCTGCCCACCCAGGAGAAAATGCTGATGCTCAGCCAGGGAGCTGGCTACCAGCAGGCAAGCGAAGAGAGAGCCGGCCAGGGCTTCAGCAGTCGGAACGAGGAGTTCATCATACGCGGCATCCTGGAGCTGCGAAAGGAGATACACGAAATACGAGAGCTGCTGGAGCTAAGCCTGCGCCCTGGCTATACAGACAGCTACGAGGACCTAAGGAGCAGTAAGTATGCGGGACCCTACTATGCAGGTAACAGCCCCTTTGCCAGCCCAGACCCCATACCCACGACCCCGGTTACCCCCCCGCTGCTGGAAGAGTCGTTGTCGATCGAAAAAAAAGAGAAAGACCTGATAAAACGGGCGCTGGATAAATACGGCCAAAACCGGAAGAAGGCCGCCCGCGAACTGGGCATCAGCGAACGTACGCTCTACCGAAAAATAAAAACCTATGACCTGGAGTAAACCCACAGCCACCCCTAACGTAAAGCCTGTATGCGGTACTACCACCTAGTGTACACCTGCCTGCTGGGCCTGGCCCTGCTAGCCGCCTGCCAGTACAGCCAGGCTGGCGGCAAGCTGGAGGGAGAGACCATAACCGTGGCCAAGCTGGGCAATACGGCCACCCTGGTAGTGCCTAGCCTGGCACAAAACTTTACCGAAGCGCTGCGCGACAAATTTCTGCAACAAACGCGGCTGAAGCTGACCGACCGCGAGGGGGACCTGCAATTTAGCGGAAACATCACCCGATATGAGGTGGTGCCCCTGACAATACAGGCGGGCGACCAGGCCAGCCAGAACCGGATGAACCTGACTGTGCATATCCGCTTTACCCACCGGCTGGCACCAGAGCAGAGCTGGGAGCAGGATTTCACCAACTTTATAGACTTCCCTGCCGAGCAGAATGCACAGGCCGAAACGCTGTACCTACCCGAACTGGTGAATAAACTGGTGCAGGATATCTTTACAAAAACCCTCTCGAACTGGTAATTTAAAGGACTATGAATCCCATTCAGCTGTACCAAAAGGCCTTCTACACCAACCTATCGCTAGCCGAGCGAACCTGGATGGAGGAGCAGATGCAAGCGCATCCCTACTTCTCGGTGCTTCATCTGGTAGAAGCCAAAAACAGCCTGCACGAGGGCCGAGCAGATGCAGAACACCTGCGCACCATCGGTGCCATCTATGCCACCGACCGGCAAAAGTTTGCCGAATACATGGATCAGGCCCTCAAGATCAAACTGCCTGAAGTGCCCCCCCCACCGGCAGAATCCACCGATTCTGACCATGCCAGCGCAAAGGCCATAGACGAAAAGGAGGAACCTGAGGTGCCCGTACTACCCGTGTCAGAGGCACCGGCACCTCAGTACCCCACCCTGCCTCTGACAACGGAACAGCCCGCCACCCCTACCCTACCACCGGTAGCCGAGCCAAAGGCTCGAGCGGAAGCGCCCGGGCTACTGCCGGATGATGCGATAAAGGCAGAAAACGAACCCACCCAAGAAATACAGCCCCCTGCGGGCACAGGCAAGCGTACGGAGGAAGCCACCGAACTGGAAACTGCCAGGGCGATGGCGCAGCCTGCCGAAGTGGTTCCGACCGGCACAGGGACAGAACCCCCCCTGCCTGCCAGTGAGCTCAATACCCGCCTGGAAGATCGCCTCCGGCAGGTGCTAAGTGGCCACCAGGAACTGGGGGGCCAGATACGCAGCCAGATACGTAGCCATACCACCACCACCAGCAGGCCCGAAACGACGGCACCCGCCGCAGGCACCCCACCGGCCTACCCGGAGCCGGTAAGCCCGGCAGCCAGCGCACCGGCAACCCGTAAGGGCGAAGACCATGGTTCGCTGGACGAACTGCAGGCCCAGCTGGAGGAATTTGTAGAGGCTAAAAAGCAAGCGGCTGCACGAACAGAAGAGATATCCCACCCAGCGGCGCCCACCCGGGTGCCCCCCATACTGGAGGGCGAAAATAGCCTCAAACGGTTTGTACCCCTGGAAGCCGACCCCAAGCCCGAAACCCTGAACGCGCCCACACGCGAGGCCGAGGCACCGGCACAGCCCACAACACCGGAGGCTATACCGGCTGAGCCGAAACCCCAGCAGCTGCCCCACACACACCCCACGGAGCCGATTCAGACGGAGAGCTTCAAACGATTTGTGCCCCTGCTGCCCGACCCAAAACCTGAAACCCTGAATGCGCCGCAGAGCAGGCACGAACAACCCGATATGCAGGGGGGCAGCATGGAGGTGCCGCCCATAGATGTTGAGCCACAGGAACCCCTGGAAGAAAGCATCCCGACGGAGGGGCTCCGTACAGAGAGTTTCGACCGGTTTGTGCCCCTGGAAACAGAGAGCAAGTTTAATCAGCTGCCCGGTGCAGCCGAAAACCAGGTAGAGACTGCGCAAGAAGTTCTGCCGACCAGTCAGCCCGCTGCTGCGGAAATCCTGGCGGTAGACGCACCCGTGGTAGAATCCATAGCCCCGGAAAAACAACCTGCTGTAGAAGCAGCGGTACTCGGCACCTTCCGCCAACAAGATAGCCAGCCTATTCCCACTGATCCGCTGGGAAAAATTGTACCCATTACTACCGAGTCCTTTGCCCGCTTCATCCCATTGGAAGCCGATCCTAAGCCTGCTACCCTGAACGCCCCCAGCCAGCTGCCCGAGGAGCCACAAAGCGACGAGGCCACGGTCCGGCCAGAAGCCCAGTCGGCAACTACGCCGACAGCCACC
Above is a genomic segment from Bacteroidota bacterium containing:
- the ffh gene encoding signal recognition particle protein, with protein sequence MFENLSDRLERAFKTLKGQGKISEINVNETVREIRRALLDADVNYKVAKEFTDKVKEAAIGQNVISSISPGQLLTKVMNDELVALMGGKHEGIHFSQKPPTVILMSGLQGSGKTTVTGKLARMLKEQGRIPLVAACDVYRPAAIDQLTVIAQQVGVEIYKDPDNKDAVSLAKAALDYARKNNKDTLIIDTAGRLAIDEQMMDEIVAIKQAVGPHEILFVVDAMTGQDAVNTAKTFNDRLDFDGVVLTKMDGDTRGGAALSIKAVVNKPIKYIGTGEKMDGIDRFHPERMASRILGMGDVVSLVERAQAQYDEEQAEKLERKMRKNQFDFEDFLSQLQTIKKMGNIKDLIGMIPGMGKLKKEVDVDDKDFKRIEAIILSMTIKERQNPNVIDGSRRKRIANGSGTSIQEVNQLLKQFQDMKKMMKTMNKLTGKGRSLNSLNQLQRP
- a CDS encoding sterol desaturase family protein, whose product is MEKSAIKRGKGRVFDNPVLEFLTKSSPYLIWGLYLPLISLSAYWGLVVHRLPVLAMAGIFLSALFFWTFAEYILHRYVFHWVNENKWVQKFHHLAHGYHHEYPRDSEHLFMPVLPSIVLASTFFGLFWLAFGVYAYAFFPGFVVGYLAYATMHFAMHTVNQPIKPLRAIWRHHHLHHFKTYDRAYGVSTTIWDHVFGTMPKVRKPEQKAA
- a CDS encoding PfkB family carbohydrate kinase, encoding MSILVVGSVAFDKIETPFGQTDRIVGGAASYIALSAANFHQPVNLVGVVGGDFPQAFIEKLQQRGVDTRGLEIRTHEKSFFWHGRYHNDLNTRDTLETQLNVLETFDPQVPEAYRESEFLMLGNLMPDLQRSVIGQMKKRPKLIVMDTMNFWMDIAMDSVKQTIAQVDVLTINDEEARQLSGEYSLVKAARLIMKMGPRFVIIKKGEHGALLFHSDQVFYAPALPLEEVYDPTGAGDTFAGGFLGYLASTSDISFANMKNAIIYGSTMASFCVERFGTERLESLTLADIRGRYQAFLDLVQIEMQLV
- the miaB gene encoding tRNA (N6-isopentenyl adenosine(37)-C2)-methylthiotransferase MiaB, producing the protein MSQPNQHKTTQKVFNPMPVPTGGTGTHTELDEARQGTAYTLQPGSETALLLPGRSAYIETYGCQMNFSDTEIIASELSRMGYGFTKTEQEADLVLLNTCSIRENAEQKVWNRLEQLKHLKKKRPALMVGLMGCMAERLKTQVLEEAQLVDLVVGPDAYRSLPQLIAQVESGQKAVNVLLSREETYAEIAPIRLNTNGVSAFISITRGCNNMCSFCVVPFTRGRERSRDPESIVQEARSLFHEGYREVTLLGQNVDSYRHEDTGFARLLERVAQIDPLLRVRFSTSHPKDMTDEVLHTMAAYANICNFIHLPVQSGNSRILELMNRGHTRQWYLQRIARMKELVPGIGLSTDIITGFCSETEDEHQDTLSLMTEVGYDSAFMFYYSERPGTLAARKLADDVPLEVKKRRLSEIVDLQNRLSRESNQRDLGKTFRILVEGNSKRSDLDWCGRNDQNKMVVFPKTDAPVQPGDYVQVRVQKVTGATLIGEMIKETP
- a CDS encoding sigma-54 dependent transcriptional regulator; its protein translation is MTRTQIKQRFSIVGDTEALNRAIDVAIQVAPTEVSVLVVGENGTGKDVFSRIIHQLSPRKHKPFIAINTGAIPEGTLDSELFGHEKGSFTSAYESRKGYFEEANGGVIFLDEIAEMPISTQARLLRVLENGEYLRVGSSKVQKTDVRVIAATNKNLIEYIRQGKFREDLYFRLNTVTIQVPPLRERGNDIELLFRYFANEFGTRYGRPPVQLTADAKELLYDYHWPGNIREMRNFAEKVTVLCEGDALDRASLQRYLPTQEKMLMLSQGAGYQQASEERAGQGFSSRNEEFIIRGILELRKEIHEIRELLELSLRPGYTDSYEDLRSSKYAGPYYAGNSPFASPDPIPTTPVTPPLLEESLSIEKKEKDLIKRALDKYGQNRKKAARELGISERTLYRKIKTYDLE
- the lptE gene encoding LPS assembly lipoprotein LptE; the protein is MRYYHLVYTCLLGLALLAACQYSQAGGKLEGETITVAKLGNTATLVVPSLAQNFTEALRDKFLQQTRLKLTDREGDLQFSGNITRYEVVPLTIQAGDQASQNRMNLTVHIRFTHRLAPEQSWEQDFTNFIDFPAEQNAQAETLYLPELVNKLVQDIFTKTLSNW